The following coding sequences are from one Carassius gibelio isolate Cgi1373 ecotype wild population from Czech Republic chromosome B7, carGib1.2-hapl.c, whole genome shotgun sequence window:
- the LOC127962265 gene encoding uncharacterized protein LOC127962265, which translates to MSDPEMDCLLNEMSDLVDQAEHQAHLQQLISMHQEAEPSTSQPSTRNPSTSQPSNSKQDVRWIKRDSDGNIIYSRPRSSRKQAGPSHSQSRKTGVSHIRAPETSAEMTSDFLSITAESFLQELKSSLFEDIHEDETALQASTDWLTRKSLISGWWEKERPRLVNTMVARQHVAKRICQHCGNGPAVIRCCDCRPHPFLCGQCDVRVHRGHVFHNRDSMTHAFFNPLPPTTCVVERVLTQCDARDNMRLSTSIVQCHRRTVHSCGYNEWAI; encoded by the exons ATGTCTGATCCTGAGATGGACTGTCTCCTAAATGAGATGAGTGACCTTGTCGATCAGGCTGAACATCAAGCTCACCTCCAACAGCTCATTAGCATGCACCAGGAAGCAGAACCATCCACCAGTCAGCCTTCCACCCGTAATCCATCCACCAGCCAGCCATCAAACAGCAAGCAAGATGTTAGGTGGATTAAGAGGGACAGTGATGGAAACATTATTTACAGCAGGCCCAGATCATCCCGGAAACAAGCag GTCCCAGTCACAGCCAGAGTCGAAAGACTGGTGTCTCTCATATCAGGGCTCCGGAAACCAGTGCGGAAATGACCAGTGACTTTCTTTCCATTACTGcag AGTCCTTCCTTCAAGAGCTTAAAAGCTCATTGTTTGAGGACATACATGAGGATGAAACGGCACTTCAAGCCTCAACAGACTGGTTGACCCGAAAGAGCCTCATATCAGGGTGGTGGGAGAAAGAGAGACCCCGACTGGTCAACACCATGGTGGCTCGACAACATGTGGCAAAACGGATCTGCCAACATTGTGGAAATGGTCCAGCCGTTATCCGTTGTTGTGACTGCCGACCACACCCATTCCTCTGTGGCCAGTGTGATGTCAGGGTCCACCGAGGTCACGTGTTCCACAACAGGGATTCGATGACCCATGCATTCTTTAATCCATTGCCTCCCACAACTTGTGTTGTGGAGAGGGTTCTAACCCAGTGTG atGCCAGAGACAATATGCGGCTGTCAACGAGTATCGTCCAGTGTCATCGCAGGACAGTCCATAGTTGTGGTTACAATGAATG GGCGATATGA